From the Polynucleobacter acidiphobus genome, the window ATTGGCTCATCGCTTGACGGTGATTCGGAGCAATTGCCATATCTCTGCCCAGGTCTATAGCCCATGTGGTAGCAAGGTGCTTGCCGCAGCTTCGACCATGGAAAAAGATTTGCGTACTTCGGTAAAAAATGGTGGCAATAGCCAAGCAGCACAAGCTATTGGCAAATTAATCGCCGAACGTGCAAAGAAGGCTGGCGTTGAAAACGTCGCGTTTGATCGTGCTGGACATCGTTATCACGGCCGTATTAAGGCCCTTGCTGAAGCTGCGCGTGAAGCCGGCTTGAAGTTCTAAGAAACGGTTTAGGAAAAAATTATGGCAAAAATGCAAACCAAAATTCAGTCTGAAGAGCGCGATGACGGTCTACGCGAGAAGATGATTGCTGTTAATCGCGTGACCAAAGTAGTGAAGGGCGGCCGTATCCTTGGCTTTGCTGCCTTGACAGTCGTTGGTGATGGCGATGGACGAATTGGAATGGGCAAAGGTAAGTCGAAAGAAGTTCCAGTTGCTGTTCAAAAAGCAATGGACGAAGCTCGTCGCAAAATGATTAAGGTTCCCCTTCGTAAGGGCACATTGCAGCATTCTGTGATTGGTCAGCATGGTGCGTCGCGTGTTCTGATTTCTCCTGCCAAAGAAGGTACCGGTGTGATCGCCGGCGGACCAATGCGCGCGATCTTTGATGTGATGGGCGTAACCAACGTAGTTGCTAAGTCGATTGGTTCAACCAATCCTTACAACATGGTACGTGCCACTTTGGACGGTTTGAGCAAGATGAGTACGCCCGCAGAAATTGCTGCGAAGCGCGGAAAGTCGGTTGAGGAAATTTTGGGTTAATCGCCTGTAATCGAAAGTAAATGATGGCAAACACACAATCAAATTCAAAGGTCAAACTTCAGCTAGTACGTAGCTTGATCGGTACGCGCGAGAGTCACCGTGCCACGGTTCGTGGTTTGGGCCTTGGTCGCCTGAACTCAGTTTCAGAGTTACAAGATACCCCGGCGGTCCGGGGAATGATTAATAAGGTTTCATACCTTGTGAAAGTGATCGGGTAAAGCAATGCAATTAAATACGATTAAACCCGCCGAAGGTGCTAAACGCCCACGTCGTCGTGTCGGCCGTGGCATTGGTTCGGGTCTTGGTAAGACTGCTGGTCGCGGTCACAAGGGTCAAAAGTCGCGTTCCGGCGGTTTTCATAAAGTTGGTTTTGAGGGCGGTCAAATGCCCATGTATCGGCGCTTGCCCAAGCGCGGCTTTATTTCTTTAACTCGTCGTTTTGTCGGTCAAGTAACCCTTGCCGATTTAGAGCGCATTGGTTTGGCTGAAGTTGATCTGGTTGCTTTGAAACAGCATGGTCTTGCTGGTGAGCAAACGAATGCTGTCAAAGTGATTAAGACTGGTGAAATTAAGCGCGCGGTTACCTTAAAGGGATTGACTGCAAGTGCTGGTGCAAAAGCCGCCATCGAGGCTGCTGGCGGCAAGGTGCTCGCTGAGGTTTAAAGCAATTTATGGCGCTCGGTTCCTCTAACGTCTCTAGTTTGACACCATCTGGAAACAAGTATGGCGACTTACGTCGCCGCTTGATTTTCTTGGTATTGGCGTTGGTTGTCTTCCGTATTGGTGCTCACATTCCTGTGCCTGGTATTGATCCTGATCAGTTATCAAAACTGTTTAGTGAGCAAAAAGACGGTATTTTGGGAATGTTCAATTTGTTTTCAGGCGGCGCTTTATCCCGCTTCACGGTGTTTGCTTTGGGCATCATGCCGTATATCTCGGCATCGATCATCATGCAATTGATGACCATTGTGATTCCTTCGCTCGAGGCGATGAAAAAGGAAGGCCAAGCTGGTCAACGTAAGATCACCCAATATACCCGTTATGCAACCGTGTTTTTGGCAACCTTTCAAGCGATTGGAATTTCCGTTGCGCTTGAGTCTCAGCCTGGCCTTGTTGTTGATCCTGGTCTCATGTTTCAGTTCAATACGGTTGTAACGCTTGTTACTGGAACGATGTTTTTAATGTGGCTCGGTGAGCAAATTACTGAACGCGGCTTGGGTAATGGTATTTCCATCATTATTTTTGCCGGGATTGTTTCTGGTCTGCCAAGCGCATTGGCCAGTCTTTTAGAGTTGGTCCGCACTGGCTCCATGAGCATTCTCTCAGCAATTTTTATCGTATTGATCGTCATTGCAGTGACATATTTTGTCGTTTTCGTAGAGCGTGGTCAGCGCCGTATTCTGGTGAACTATGCCAAACGTCAGGTGGGCAATAAGATTTATGGCGGCCAGTCTTCCCATTTGCCATTAAAGCTCAATATGGCTGGTGTTATTCCCCCCATTTTTGCTTCTTCGATTATTTTGTTCCCAGCCACCATTGCCGGTTGGTTTACTGCAGGCGAACCAACCAATATGGTGAGTCGTATCGTTAAAGATTTGGCGGCAACCTTAGCCCCTGGCCAACCGGTTTACATCATTTTGTATGCCACTGCCATTATTTTCTTCTGCTTTTTCTATACCGCGCTGGTTTTTAATAGCCGCGATACGGCTGATAACCTGAAAAAGAGCGGTGCATTTGTTCCAGGTATTCGTCCAGGTGATCAAACTGCTCGCTACATCGATAAGATTTTGGTGCGTTTGACCTTGGCTGGTGCAATTTATATGGTCTTAGTGTGCTTATTGCCTGAGTTTTTGGTTTTGAAATACAACGTTCCTTTCTACTTTGGCGGAACATCGTTGTTAATTATTGTGGTGGTTGCGATGGACTTTATGGCTCAAGTGCAATCATTTGTGATGCAACAGCAGTACGGCTCTCTGATGAAGAAAGCCAACTTTAAGATGGGACCCACTCTCTAAGATGCCTAAAGACGATGTAATTCAGATGGCGGGGGAAATTGTTGAAAACCTCCCCAATGCCATGTTTAGGGTGAAGTTAGAGAATGGGCATGTGGTTTTAGGTCATATTTCTGGGAAGATGCGGATGCATTACATCCGAATCCTGCCAGGAGATAAGGTAACTGTGGAAATGACCCCATACGATTTAACGCGCGCAAGAATTATCTTCCGTGCGAAGTAAGGATTATTAAAGAGGTGAATGATGAAAGTATTGGCATCCGTTAAATGTATTTGCCGCAATTGCAAAATCATCAAGCGTAAGCGCGTGGTGCGTGTGATCTGCTCGTCCGATCCACGTCATAAGCAGCGTCAAGGTTAATTCGGTTAAGTAGAGGAATTTATATGGCACGTATCGCTGGGGTAAATATCCCAAATCATCAACATACTGTGATTGGTTTAACCGCCATCTACGGTATTGGTAAAGCACAAGCTCTCAAGATCTGTGAGAACACGGGTGTTGCAATCGATAAGAAAGTGAAAGATCTTACCGATGCTGAGCTAGAAAAGCTTCGTGATGAAGTGGGTAAGCGCACCACAGAGGGTGATTTGCGTCGTGAAGTCACCATGAACATTAAGCGTTTAATGGACTTGGCTTGCTATCGCGGCATTCGTCATCGCAAGGGCTTGCCAGTGCGTGGCCAGAGAACGAAGACCAATGCTCGTACCCGCAAAGGCCCCCGTAAGGCTGGCGTTGCACTCAAGAAATAATTAGGAACTGATATGGCAAAAGCACAACAAACCGCCGCAAACGCAAGTGCACAACGCGCTCGCAAAAAGGTTAAAAAGAACGTCGCTGATGGCATTGCCCACGTGCATGCATCGTTTAACAATACCATTGTGACCATTACCGATCGTCAAGGAAATGCCTTGTCGTGGGCAACATCAGGCGGTCAAGGATTTAAGGGTTCACGTAAGTCAACGCCATTTGCAGCTCAGGTTGCTGCTGAAGTGGCTGGTAAGGCAGCAATTGAGTGTGGGATTAAGAATTTAGAGGTTCAGATTAAGGGCCCGGGTCCTGGTCGTGAGTCTGCAGTTCGTGCATTGAACTCTTTGGGCATCAAGATTGTTGAGATCCAGGATGTGACTCCGGTCCCTCACAATGGTTGCCGTCCTCCAAAGCGCCGCCGTATCTAATTTTTGCAGTACCAAGCCGCTGGCTTTGCCAGCAATTGTTTAATAAGCCCACCGTTCGTTGGTAGTTACAGCGAACTCACCTCGGTAACCATCGAGGCATAGAAAGGAAGAAATCGTGGCACGTTATTTAGGCCCTAAAGCCAAACTATCTCGTCGGGAAGGTACCGACTTATTTTTAAAGAGCGCTCGCCGTGCTTTATCGGACAAGTGCAAATTAGACAGCAAGCCAGGACAGCACGGCCGCACCTCTGGTGCTCGTACTTCTGACTTCGGTAATCAGTTGCGTGAGAAGCAAAAGGTAAAGCGGATTTATGGCGTACTCGAGCGTCAGTTCCGTCGCTACTTTGCTGAAGCTGAGCGTCGTAAAGGCAATACTGGTGAGACCTTATTGCAGCTGCTTGAGTCCCGTTTGGATAATGTGGTTTATCGCATGGGTTTTGGTTCAACCCGTGCCGAAGCACGTCAGTTGGTATCGCATGCAGCAATTACGGTAAATGGCCAAGTGGTCAATATTCCGTCAATGCAGGTTCGTCCTGGCGATGTCATTGCGATTCGTGAGAAGGCAAAGAAGCAAACCCGTATTCAAGAAGCACTAAATCTTGCTTCGCAAGTTGGTTCAATTAATTGGGTCAGCGTTGATGCAAGCAAGCTCGAGGGAACGTTTAAACAAGTACCAGATCGCGATGAAATCAGTGGTGATATCAACGAAAGTTTGATCGTCGAATTGTATTCACGCTAATACTGCACCTCTTAAGGAAAAGATATCTATGCAAACAAATTTGCTTAAACCAAAAATCATTTCTGTTGAAGCACTCGGTGCAAACCAGGCTAAGGTTGTGATGGAACCATTTGAGCGTGGCTATGGCCACACTCTTGGTAATGCATTACGTCGTGTTTTGTTGTCTTCCATGGTTGGCTTTGCTCCAACCGAAGTGGCCATTGCAGGCGTTGTTCACGAGTATTCCACCTTGGATGGTGTACAGGAAGACGTTGTTAACTTGCTGCTCAATTTAAAGGGAGTTGTCTTCAAGTTACAGTCCCGTGATGAAGTAACCATCAATTTGCGTAAAGAAGGTCCTGGCGTTGTTTATGCCAAGGACATTGATCTTCCACATGACGTTGAAATCATCAACCCTGAGCATGTTATTGCACATTTAGCAGCTGGCGGTAAGCTCGATATGCAGATCAAGGTTGAAAAGGGTCGTGGATACGTACCAGGCAATATGCGTCAGTATCAAGATGAAGCGACCAAGCTAATCGGCCGTATTGTGCTAGATGCATCATTTAGTCCAATTAATCGTGTTAGCTATGCGGTTGAATCTGCGCGTGTTGAGCAACGTACTGATTTAGATCGTTTAGTGATGACCATTGAAACCAATGGCGTGATCTCTCCTGAAGAGTCGATTCGTCAAGCGGCGAGTATTTTGGTTGACCAGTTGGTGGTATTTGCCGCCTTAGAGAGCAGTCAAGTGAGCGGTGAGTTGGCTCCAAGTCGCTCGACCATGGTTGATCCATTGTTGATGAGACCGGTTGATGATTTAGAGTTGACCGTTCGTTCTGCAAACTGCTTGAAGGCTGAAAATATTTATTACATCGGTGATTTGATTCAGCGTACTGAAAATGAATTACTCAAGACACCTAACCTAGGTCGTAAGTCTTTGAATGAAATTAAGGACGTTTTAGCAGCCCGTGGTTTAAGTCTTGGGATGAAGCTCGACAGCTGGCCTCCAGCAAGTCTCGGGCAATAATTAGAAAGGAAGCATCATGCGTCATGGTAATGGCTTACGCAAACTAAATCGCACCTCATCGCATCGTTTAGCGATGTTGCGCAATATGTCGAACTCGCTGATTGAGCACGAGGTCATCAAAACAACCCTGCCAAAGGCAAAAGAATTACGGATGGTGGTTGAGCCTTTGATTACCTTAGGTAAGAAAGACAATTTGGCTAATCGCCGTTTGGCATTCAATCGTCTGCGCGATCGTGAAATGGTGAGCAAACTGTTTACTGAGCTCGGCCCACGTTATGCAACTCGACCAGGTGGTTATCTCCGTATTCTGAAATTTGGTTTTCGGCACGGTGACAATGCACCCATGGCATTGGTTGAGTTAGTCGATCGCCCTGAGGTCGAAGAGGCGCCTCAACAAGAGCCTGCAGCAGCATAAATTAGCATCAGGTATAGTTAAAGCCAGGCTTCGGTCTGGCTTTTTCATTTAACCCACTGCTTGAACCATCCTTTTGTATGGATTCGATACTGATCGTGACCACGACTTTGCCAACGATGGAGGCGGCTAAATTATTGGCAAAGCAATTAATTGACGAGCGTCTCGCAGCCTGTGTACAGATTCAGGAGGGTGTGCAATCGATTTATCGATGGGATGGAAAGGTTTGCAATGACACCGAAGTTCTATTAAGTGCCAAAACAGCAACGACCCAATGGAAGGGCATTGAGGCGTTTATTAAGGCCCATCACCCTTATCAGTTACCAGAGATCATCGCCTTAAAACCAGCTGAATATTCCCAAGCATATGGTCGCTGGGTGAATGAGGAGACAAAGCCATGAGGCGAATTCAGTATGGCTTAGTTCAACTCTTATTGTTTCTCCTGTCCAGTGTCGCATTATCTAATTTAGTAAGCGCTAAAGAATTTCTACCTCCAGAAAAGGCATTTATTGTGGAGGCGACATGGCTTGCCAATACCAATGAAATTGCTATTGAGTACCGACCGGTTTCGGGTTACTACATTTACCAGGAGTCCTTGCAATATCGGCTGTTCATCAATGACAAGCCAAGTGCTCCCAAGAGTATTCAAATCCCCCGAGGCGTTGAAAAGTTTGATGAGACCTTTGGAAAAAAAATGGAGATTTTTCCAAAACCATTCGAAGTTCTTATTGGGTTGCCAGAATCTCCACAAAGTGGTATTCGCCTAGAGATTGATTTGCAAGGTTGTGCTGACGGCGGCATTTGCTATCCACCCATGACCTATCAATACTTTATTGCAGCTCCAGGCGTTCGAGTTGCGCCCATCCCCGAGGGTGATGCAGCACCAATACGGGCTGTGGATAGAAATTCAGAACCATTTAGCCTCACTGATTTATGGAGCGGGCGCGATGATGTCACATCGATTAAAAGCTATCTAGAGAATGCTAAGCCGTTTTATCTATTGATCGGATTTTTTATTCTTGGGATTGCCCTAGCATTTACGCCCTGCGTATTACCGATGCTCCCGATTTTGAGTAGCATTGTTTTAGGTCGCCAAGATGGTAGCCCAATTAGCAAGACCCGATCGGCTTATCTTGCTTTGGCCTACATTTTGGGCATGGCCTTGTTATATGCCTTAGCGGGGGTTTTAACAGCGGCATTAGGAAGCGGCGTACAGCGCGCCCTTCAAAGTCCCATTGCCCTCATTTTGTTTGCTCTCCTTTTATTATTTTTGGCTGGCAGCTTATTTGGTTTATACGAGCTAAAGATGCCCCAAGGATGGCAAACCAAAGTCGATCAATTGGCGGGACGACAAAAGGGCGGAAGTATTGTCGGGGCTTTTAGCCTTGGCGCAATTTCAACGCTGGTTGCAAGCCCTTGTATTACGGCACCCTTGGCGAGTGTTTTAGGCTTTGTGGCACAAACCGGATCGATGGCGCTTGGTGGGGGTCTACTATTTGTGATGGCCTTAGGGATGGGATTGCCCTTATTGCTCATCGCATTGGGTGCTAGAAGTTTCTTACCGCAAACGGGTGCCTGGATGATGTGGTTGCAGCGCGGACTTGGTTTGTTGTTGGTTGCTTTAGCCATTTGGATTGTGTGGCCAGCAATGTCGGTTGTAATTGGTAATCAAACTCAAACAAGTACTCGCACTGAAAAACGAATTCCACCGGATTTGGTATTTCAGGTTGTGCGTTCGAGTGAAGAGCTCGAGCGTATTATGCAAAAAGCTAAGGCTGACAATAAACCCGTCATGCTCGATTACTACGCTGATTGGTGTATCTCCTGCAAAGAGATGGAGGCCATTACCTTTACCAATCCTGAGGTTGGTAAGGAGATGAGCCGTTTTGTATTAGTACAAGCCGATGTCACCATCAACAATCCACAAACGCAAGCGCTTCTGAAACAATTTGGTTTGTACGGTCCGCCCGCAATTTTGTTCTTTAATGGTGCTGGTGAAGAACAAAATTCCTTACGGGTAGTGGGTTTTATGGCTCCCAGTCGTTTTTTAGAGCGTTTGCAAGAGTTAGGAGCCAAATAATCCTAACGCTTGAGTAAGCGAGCGGCCTCAAGCGCAAAATAGGTCAAGATACCATCTGCTCCGGCACGTTTAAATCCGAGTAGTGACTCCATCATTACCGCATCATGATCAAGCCAGCCATTTTGGGCGGCAGCCTTGATCATGGCGTATTCGCCGCTGACCTGATAGGCGTAGGTTGGGTAACCGAAGGCTTCTTTGATGCGATATACGATATCGAGATAAGGCATGCCGGGTTTTACCATCACCAAATCGGCTCCTTCACTAATATCTAAACCAACTTCACGGATGGCTTCATCCCCGTTAGCAGGATCCATTTGGTAGGTCTTTTTATCCGCTTTGCCCAGATTGCCCGCTGATCCAACTGCATCTCGGAAGGGACCATAAAACGACGAGGCGTACTTGGCGGCATAAGCCATGATGCGCGTATGAATCAATCCTTGATTTTCAAGGGCAGTACGAATCGCTCCAATTCGGCCATCCATCATGTCCGATGGGGCAACCATATCCACACCTGCTTGGGCATGGCAGAGCGCCTGCTTTATAAGGATCGCGACGGTTTCATCATTCAAAATCCGATGCTGTTCATCAAGTACGCCATCTTGACCATGGCTGGTATAGGGATCAAGCGCGATATCGGTCATGATGCCAAGGTCAGGAAAACGTTTTTTGAGTTCAATCACTGCGCTTGGAACAAGCCCCTTCGGATTAAACGCTTCGGCACCGTCATTGGTCTTTAGTGATGAATCGATTACAGGAAAGAGGGCCATTACTGGGATGCCTAGAGCCACGCATTCTTCAGCCACATGAAATAAACGATCTAGCGACATGCGTTCAATACCTGGCATCGAGTTGACCGCTTGAGTTTGATTGCTTCCCGGTAGTAAGAAAACGGGATAGATTAGATCGTCAACCCGTAGATGATTTTCTTGAATGAGGCGACGCGACCAATCATCACGACGCATGCGACGGGGGCGATAGGCGGGGTATTGAGACATGCAAATACTCTCTAATCAGGATAGGGTTAGGCGGTGCTGCGCTCTGGAAAAAGCCATTGTTGAATAAGTGTATCGCTTTCCAGAAGACCGACCCGTTTTGTGCTGGAGAACAGTTGAGCTGTAATCTGGGCAGGGGCAAATTGCTTAATTTGTTCTGAGATGGCTTGCAACAGGGCGCGGTTTTCGGAGAAGGTTTGTTTATCTGACTTGCTTAGCAAAATATGGATGGGTTTTTGGGTCACGCTAAACCAAGCAATCATCTGCTCATCAAGTTCTGTTAAACCCCGTCGTGCATCCACAATCAAGATCAATCCAACCAAATTTTTACGGGTTTGGAGGTAGCGGCTCAAGATCTCGTTCCAGTGGGAGCGGGTTGCCTCACCGACCGCGGCATAGCCATAGCCTGGCAGGTCGACCAAATAGGCTAGTAGCTCATCCTTGGAATAGATCCCAAAATAGTTAATGTGCTGGGTTCGGCCCGGAGTTTTGCTCGCAAAAGCCAGGCGCTTTTGATTGCATAAGATATTGATTGCACTGGATTTTCCGGCATTAGAGCGACCCGCAAAGGCGATCTCAGGAAGATCGCCCTGGGGAAGCGTTTGAAGCTCATTGACCGTGGTAAAAAAGCGGGCTTGGTGCAGTTTAGACATGAATGGAAGCTATTGTAAAATCACATGAATTTCGTTTGAACATTTCAAAGTAGGCTAGGTACCCATAATGCGCTATAGCAGCAAATTCTCCAAATTAAATATCTCTGCCCTGATGGCTGTTTTAGTTGGTGGTTTTATATCCTTCGCTCACGCGGCTGAGCCTGCAAAAGCAGATGCTCCAGCAATGACCACTAGTGCTCCAACTCCCGCAGTGATCAAGGCGGATGCTGCAGCTGGCGATGCCCTCTATAACAACGGCGACCCTAAGCGTGGAATCGTTTCTTGTGTCGGTTGCCATGGTCCAAATGGAAATAGTGGAGTTGCATCATGGCCTAAGTTGGCTGCTCAGCACACGGCTTACACGGTTAAGCAACTCAAAAATTACAAAGATGGTACCCGTATGAATCCCGTCATGATGGGAATGGTAGCGACGCTAACTGATCAAGACATGCTCAACTTGGCTGCGTATCTCAATAAACAAGAGCTCAAGTTGGGTACGGCGCAGAACAAAGACACCATCGCATTGGGACAGCGCATTTATCGTGCAGGCATTGCTGAGAAAGGTATTCCAGCGTGCGCTGGATGCCATAGCCCCAATGGCGCTGGTATTCCGGCACAGTACCCCCGTTTAAGCGGTCAATGGGCCGATTACTCGACCTCGCAATTGATTGCGTTCAGAGAGGGTACACGCAAGAATAGTGTGCAAATGAGTACGATTGCTGCCAAGATGTCTGACGCTGAAATGAAAGCCGTGTCGGATTACATGGCTGGGTTGCGTTAATCGAAGTCATTCGATTGGTTAGTTCGTCCCAATCGTTCGCTCATTAGCGAAGAGGCTATTCACAGTCTCCCGCTCTCTCACCAGGTGAGCTTGATTGCCATCGACCATAACTTCAGCTGGTCGTCCTCGGGCGTTGTAGTTTGAGGCCATGACAAATCCATAAGCGCCTGCTGACAAAATAGCCAGCACATCGCCTTCTTCAACTGCCAGGGCGCGATCTTTACCGAGCCAATCACCTGATTCGCAAACAGGGCCAACGACATCATAGGAAATTGCTTTACCGGCAGATGCTTTGATTGGAACAATCGCATGATAGGCATCGTATAGGGCTGGTCGCATTAAATCATTCATGGCCGCGTTCACAATGCAGAAGTTTTTATCTGCACCAGTTTTGAGATACTCAACTTGGGTCAAGAGCACTCCTGCATTTCCGACTAAGGAGCGACCGGGCTCCAAAATGACATCCAAGTGTGCAAAGCCACGCTCATCCACGCGATTGAGTAGGGTGTTCGTGAACTCTGTGATATCGGGTGGTGCATCCGAGCCATAGTCAATTCCAAGACCGCCGCCTAGATCGAGATGGTGAATGACAATGCCTTCACGCTTGAGTTGTTCAATTAAATCAAGAACCTTGTCAAGAGCATCGAGGTAAGGCGAGGTATTCGTAATTTGGGAACCAATATGGCAATCGATGCCAACAATATCAATATGGGGCAGCAGCGCAGCCTCGCGATACGTCTTTAAGACCTCAAAATAGGCAATCCCAAATTTGTTATCTTTGAGACCCGTGGAAATATACGGATGGGTTTGCGCATCTACATCAGGGTTCACGCGCAATGAAACTGGGGCGCGAAGACCCAAACTCTTAGCAATGGAATTAATACGCTGCAGTTCAGGAATGGACTCGACGTTGATGCACTTGACGCCAACCGAGAGGGCAAATTTAATTTCATCGGCTGATTTGCCGACCCCAGCAAAAACCATGCTTTTGGGATCGGCTCCGATATGAAGAACGCGCGCGAGTTCGCCGCCACTGACTAAATCAAACCCAGCCCCTAATTGCTTCAACTCATCCAAAACGGCGAGATTACTATTGGCCTTAACCGCATAATGAATTCTGGCGCGCCGACTGCCGTTTGCACGGATACAGGCAACATCATAGGCACGGTATGCCGTACAAATTGCATGCTTACTGTAAACATATAGAGGGGTGCCATATTGATTCGCTAAGGCAGATAGCGAAACACCTTCAGCAAACCATTCTCCATGGTATTCAGTAAAACCAGTTAATGATGGAATGGAGTGCGTCATTACTTTGGCGAGCTCGTATTAGTGGGGGTGGACATGCCTGATTCTTTTGGTGGGTACAGAGTGCCTTTGGGCTCCGGTTGGGTGGGCGCTGGTGGAACGGGCGGTGGATTGGGTAAAAACAAAGGTCCTCTAACCCCACATCCAAGTAGGGACAGCAACGCAACGTAAACTGGAATCTTAACTACAATCAATATCATCTGTTTAATCACCGGAATTTGAATATAGCATGCAGAA encodes:
- the lysA gene encoding diaminopimelate decarboxylase, which codes for MTHSIPSLTGFTEYHGEWFAEGVSLSALANQYGTPLYVYSKHAICTAYRAYDVACIRANGSRRARIHYAVKANSNLAVLDELKQLGAGFDLVSGGELARVLHIGADPKSMVFAGVGKSADEIKFALSVGVKCINVESIPELQRINSIAKSLGLRAPVSLRVNPDVDAQTHPYISTGLKDNKFGIAYFEVLKTYREAALLPHIDIVGIDCHIGSQITNTSPYLDALDKVLDLIEQLKREGIVIHHLDLGGGLGIDYGSDAPPDITEFTNTLLNRVDERGFAHLDVILEPGRSLVGNAGVLLTQVEYLKTGADKNFCIVNAAMNDLMRPALYDAYHAIVPIKASAGKAISYDVVGPVCESGDWLGKDRALAVEEGDVLAILSAGAYGFVMASNYNARGRPAEVMVDGNQAHLVRERETVNSLFANERTIGTN
- the yihA gene encoding ribosome biogenesis GTP-binding protein YihA/YsxC, producing MSKLHQARFFTTVNELQTLPQGDLPEIAFAGRSNAGKSSAINILCNQKRLAFASKTPGRTQHINYFGIYSKDELLAYLVDLPGYGYAAVGEATRSHWNEILSRYLQTRKNLVGLILIVDARRGLTELDEQMIAWFSVTQKPIHILLSKSDKQTFSENRALLQAISEQIKQFAPAQITAQLFSSTKRVGLLESDTLIQQWLFPERSTA
- a CDS encoding c-type cytochrome → MRYSSKFSKLNISALMAVLVGGFISFAHAAEPAKADAPAMTTSAPTPAVIKADAAAGDALYNNGDPKRGIVSCVGCHGPNGNSGVASWPKLAAQHTAYTVKQLKNYKDGTRMNPVMMGMVATLTDQDMLNLAAYLNKQELKLGTAQNKDTIALGQRIYRAGIAEKGIPACAGCHSPNGAGIPAQYPRLSGQWADYSTSQLIAFREGTRKNSVQMSTIAAKMSDAEMKAVSDYMAGLR
- the hemB gene encoding porphobilinogen synthase, with amino-acid sequence MSQYPAYRPRRMRRDDWSRRLIQENHLRVDDLIYPVFLLPGSNQTQAVNSMPGIERMSLDRLFHVAEECVALGIPVMALFPVIDSSLKTNDGAEAFNPKGLVPSAVIELKKRFPDLGIMTDIALDPYTSHGQDGVLDEQHRILNDETVAILIKQALCHAQAGVDMVAPSDMMDGRIGAIRTALENQGLIHTRIMAYAAKYASSFYGPFRDAVGSAGNLGKADKKTYQMDPANGDEAIREVGLDISEGADLVMVKPGMPYLDIVYRIKEAFGYPTYAYQVSGEYAMIKAAAQNGWLDHDAVMMESLLGFKRAGADGILTYFALEAARLLKR